A single region of the Vibrio chagasii genome encodes:
- a CDS encoding substrate-binding periplasmic protein, with protein MKKHLIVASIVSLFSSSYAFSSEPLHYYIIASQAQPFQIETDGSSHRGIVSDIVEAVFDDSQYEINYHTYPFNRMIDKLDARENPNWVTYGSPSWGNIQSVNLSEEPIYNVKHVLLSSGKKPFEFNTIDDLDGKAVVLLVGFEYPNLEPYIKQGKLNEIRVKDYTAAFRVIKRAPGDTVFVEMESRIKYNLNDQKLNIDDYQMQDFGSVISNYPIHLAFDPEMDPKLETFINQRLDQMKDDGQLDDIVQSYL; from the coding sequence ATGAAAAAACATCTTATCGTTGCATCCATAGTCAGTTTGTTTTCAAGCAGTTATGCTTTCTCAAGCGAGCCTCTTCACTACTACATTATTGCGAGCCAAGCGCAACCTTTTCAGATCGAAACTGACGGGTCATCCCACAGAGGAATCGTTTCTGATATTGTTGAAGCCGTGTTTGACGATAGCCAGTACGAGATTAACTACCACACTTACCCTTTTAATCGAATGATTGACAAGCTAGATGCGAGAGAGAACCCAAATTGGGTTACCTACGGCAGCCCTAGCTGGGGGAACATCCAATCAGTAAACCTGTCTGAAGAGCCAATTTACAATGTAAAACACGTATTGCTGAGTAGCGGTAAGAAACCGTTCGAGTTCAATACCATTGACGATTTAGATGGCAAGGCAGTGGTATTGCTCGTGGGATTTGAATATCCAAACTTAGAGCCGTACATCAAGCAAGGCAAGCTTAATGAGATCCGAGTAAAAGATTATACAGCCGCATTCCGCGTTATTAAACGTGCACCTGGTGATACCGTATTTGTAGAAATGGAATCACGAATCAAATACAACCTAAACGATCAGAAACTCAATATCGATGATTACCAAATGCAGGACTTCGGTTCAGTCATCAGTAACTACCCAATTCATTTGGCTTTCGACCCAGAAATGGATCCCAAGCTCGAAACTTTTATTAACCAACGTTTAGACCAAATGAAAGACGATGGACAGCTTGATGACATCGTCCAAAGTTACTTATAG
- a CDS encoding UTRA domain-containing protein, which produces MRTLATAQSGTQLGRIKASIREQLQSGIFTEGQKLPSERELSELFSTTRITLKDALVSLETEGLIYREERRGWYVSPERILYNPLSRSHFHQMIREQDRIAETRLLSTRTEMAAGDYAKALEIEQITPIHVIERLRFIDGRAVLFVENVLKAPLFEKILSENLTMSLTGIYREKYGYETKRSRFDVIPTSAPAYVAKALNLAEGQPVLKICRVNYKQDGELMDCELEYWRPDSVVIHIDSIG; this is translated from the coding sequence ATGAGAACATTGGCAACAGCGCAATCAGGGACACAGCTAGGTAGAATTAAGGCGAGCATTAGAGAACAGCTTCAATCGGGTATCTTCACCGAGGGGCAAAAACTGCCATCCGAACGAGAGCTCAGCGAACTGTTTTCCACCACTCGAATCACGCTTAAAGATGCATTGGTGTCATTAGAAACTGAAGGTCTGATATACCGAGAGGAGCGCCGAGGCTGGTATGTGTCACCCGAACGTATTCTCTACAACCCATTGTCTCGCTCTCACTTTCATCAAATGATTCGCGAACAAGATCGCATTGCAGAAACACGACTGCTGAGCACCCGTACAGAAATGGCGGCAGGTGATTACGCCAAAGCATTAGAGATAGAGCAGATAACGCCAATACATGTGATTGAGCGATTACGCTTTATTGATGGCAGAGCGGTGCTGTTCGTTGAAAACGTATTGAAAGCGCCCCTGTTTGAAAAAATATTGTCGGAAAACCTCACCATGTCGCTGACAGGTATTTATAGAGAGAAGTATGGCTATGAGACCAAACGTTCGCGCTTTGATGTCATTCCCACTTCAGCCCCAGCCTATGTCGCTAAGGCGTTGAATTTAGCTGAGGGCCAGCCAGTGCTGAAGATCTGTCGTGTGAACTACAAGCAAGATGGCGAGTTGATGGACTGCGAACTGGAATACTGGCGACCAGACTCAGTAGTGATCCACATTGATAGCATTGGCTAG
- a CDS encoding NADAR family protein, with the protein MTAICDATNFKGKAKICDVVGREKAMSNSVAQAEEVLFYEPEDPNGYLSNFAACPIKVDGQVWATSEHYYQAMKFSSPSLRNMILEACTPAEAFALSRQYEEQVREDWYDIRVEVMRFIVTEKFTQNPQFALFLTSTGDSVIKEHSHKDHFWGDGGDGTGENHLGKILMAVRQQLRSQQLHLITSH; encoded by the coding sequence TTGACAGCAATATGTGACGCCACTAATTTTAAAGGCAAAGCAAAAATATGCGATGTCGTTGGTAGGGAGAAGGCTATGTCCAATTCTGTGGCTCAAGCTGAAGAAGTGTTGTTTTATGAACCAGAAGATCCGAACGGATACCTTTCAAATTTTGCTGCTTGCCCGATCAAGGTAGATGGGCAAGTGTGGGCAACCAGTGAGCACTATTATCAGGCAATGAAGTTTTCTTCACCGTCGCTGAGAAACATGATTCTTGAAGCCTGCACACCTGCTGAAGCATTCGCTTTGAGCCGCCAATACGAAGAGCAGGTTCGAGAGGACTGGTACGATATTCGTGTAGAGGTAATGCGATTCATTGTGACCGAGAAATTCACACAGAACCCGCAGTTTGCTTTGTTTTTAACGAGCACGGGTGATTCGGTGATCAAAGAGCACTCTCATAAAGACCATTTTTGGGGAGATGGGGGAGATGGAACCGGTGAGAATCACTTAGGGAAAATTTTGATGGCAGTGCGCCAACAACTTCGTAGTCAGCAACTGCATTTGATCACATCACATTAA
- a CDS encoding ABC transporter ATP-binding protein, with protein MENPDTPLLEVKNLCVDYITDDGDFNAVKSVSFSIGQGEIFGLAGESGCGKSTIAFAINRLHKPPAFISGGQILFGGQDLLRLSDSQLNTLRWSEIAMVFQSAMNSLNPVLTIEEQFADVLRHHKGMSDEQAKDRAEKLLDLVNIPRHRLTEYPHQFSGGMRQRLVIAIALALNPKLIIMDEPTTALDVVVQREILQQIHQLREEFGFSILFITHDLALMSQLCDRIAIMRHGKIVEVNQAYEIRNNPQHSYTQKLWSSFPNIHEHAHATAC; from the coding sequence ATGGAAAATCCAGATACACCTCTTCTCGAAGTGAAGAACCTATGTGTCGACTACATCACCGATGACGGAGACTTCAACGCGGTAAAGTCCGTCAGCTTTAGCATAGGACAAGGAGAAATCTTTGGCCTGGCTGGCGAGTCAGGCTGTGGCAAGAGCACCATCGCATTTGCCATTAACCGACTTCATAAGCCGCCCGCATTCATCTCTGGCGGTCAAATACTTTTTGGTGGGCAAGACCTACTGAGACTATCTGACAGCCAGCTTAATACATTACGCTGGAGTGAGATCGCCATGGTGTTTCAGAGTGCCATGAACTCACTCAACCCAGTGTTAACCATTGAAGAACAGTTTGCCGATGTGTTACGCCACCACAAAGGGATGAGTGATGAACAAGCCAAGGATCGCGCAGAAAAGCTGCTCGACCTAGTGAATATCCCTCGTCATCGCCTGACCGAATATCCTCACCAATTTAGTGGCGGTATGCGTCAACGATTAGTGATTGCGATTGCTCTCGCGCTCAATCCCAAACTGATCATCATGGATGAGCCAACCACGGCATTGGATGTCGTCGTTCAACGAGAAATATTGCAACAGATACACCAACTCAGAGAAGAGTTCGGCTTCTCAATCCTCTTTATCACCCACGATTTGGCCCTGATGAGCCAGCTGTGTGACCGCATTGCCATTATGCGTCATGGCAAGATAGTTGAAGTCAATCAAGCCTATGAGATTCGCAATAACCCTCAACACTCCTACACCCAAAAGCTGTGGAGTTCATTCCCTAATATTCACGAACATGCTCACGCCACAGCGTGCTAG
- a CDS encoding PA3496 family putative envelope integrity protein — MSINSINHDEMTNIANKWDAEEEVSFKPEKKMKSAEARRRIEALREIRESGLSLEEARELGLIH; from the coding sequence ATGTCCATTAATTCTATCAACCATGATGAAATGACAAACATTGCAAACAAGTGGGATGCTGAAGAAGAAGTATCTTTCAAGCCAGAAAAGAAAATGAAGTCCGCTGAAGCTCGTCGTCGTATCGAGGCGCTAAGAGAAATTAGAGAAAGCGGTTTGAGTCTGGAAGAAGCGAGGGAGCTGGGTCTTATTCACTAA
- a CDS encoding response regulator, giving the protein MVKKGKRYIGLSRQLIGAIIAISTLFTVIVTGLGLYVEYQNRVSFISSQIEQVKAGYLSGLTSSLWVEDRAQLFVQAEGISRLPSVSYLLIESPDEKILELGSPTTGQSYSQSWEMVYQMGGKDFPLATLTVQSDLSMILNDFEERVLLLLAFEAVKIFLLSLVSLAIVYRLVVKRLMTMSSQINEQQVEDNKPRFLTPTDSTYKDEISTLENSYNQSIERIRQQYQELIKAKETAEVANRNKSEFLANMSHEIRTPMNGIIGLSSLLSEMDMPKEQKEYVNMLNTSSLTLLDLINDILDYSKIEAGRLELQQEPMKMMGIAADVESTFRVKAEQKGLRFQLAIDPKIPTMVIGDGTQLRQVLNNLVGNAIKFTERGHVTLSLRLEKVIEPEQKLRVRFEVADSGIGIAEDKQKSVFDKFQQADGSTTRIYGGTGLGLTICDKIVSLMGSKLELTSIEGKGSTFYFVADFDPCLELDESNIDFNKVSVLLVDDSQLNMRITSTQLQSFGVSSTCCETATEALELVSESVENASPYDLVLIDKVMPSIDGFQLARKLIERFGKACPKLVMISADPRKQDEMHAKQVGFIAYIARPYQDNQLKWTISEVLARTAETETFTYPNRGEVAFKDNDPLSTTKPAVVAKEGVEAEESKPQPETVLFSGKVLVVEDSRVNQQVAKMMLKKLGFEVDIADNGKVGVDKFKHNEYQMIFMDCQMPVLDGFEATKQIRALEEGTSKHIPIVALTANVVLKDKHLCFDVGMDEFLPKPVNQGTLREVVASFLSDKNKLTGDSEQKIV; this is encoded by the coding sequence ATGGTGAAAAAAGGAAAACGCTATATTGGACTCTCTCGACAGTTAATCGGGGCCATCATTGCTATCAGTACCTTATTCACAGTTATAGTGACAGGTCTGGGGCTGTATGTGGAGTACCAAAATCGAGTTTCTTTTATCAGTTCTCAGATCGAACAGGTCAAAGCTGGCTACCTTTCTGGTTTAACGTCAAGCCTTTGGGTTGAAGATCGCGCTCAGTTGTTTGTGCAAGCGGAGGGCATCTCCCGCCTCCCTTCGGTCAGTTATCTTCTTATCGAAAGCCCTGACGAAAAAATCTTAGAGCTTGGCAGCCCTACGACCGGGCAATCTTATTCTCAGTCATGGGAAATGGTGTATCAAATGGGGGGGAAAGACTTCCCACTTGCCACCCTCACGGTGCAGTCCGATTTAAGTATGATCCTCAATGACTTCGAAGAACGAGTGCTGTTGTTACTCGCTTTTGAAGCTGTGAAAATCTTTTTGCTGTCATTGGTCTCTTTGGCCATTGTTTATCGCTTGGTCGTCAAACGCTTGATGACCATGTCCTCTCAGATAAACGAGCAGCAAGTTGAAGACAATAAACCCCGTTTTTTAACGCCAACCGACTCTACTTATAAAGATGAAATATCGACGCTGGAAAACAGCTACAACCAATCAATCGAACGCATTCGTCAACAGTATCAAGAGTTGATTAAAGCCAAAGAGACGGCTGAAGTTGCTAACCGCAACAAGAGTGAATTTTTGGCTAACATGAGCCACGAAATCCGTACTCCCATGAATGGAATTATCGGACTTTCGTCTCTGCTTTCAGAAATGGATATGCCGAAAGAGCAAAAAGAGTATGTCAACATGCTCAATACCTCTTCACTTACCCTGCTAGACCTTATCAATGACATCTTGGATTATTCGAAAATTGAAGCGGGACGTTTAGAGCTTCAACAAGAGCCGATGAAAATGATGGGCATTGCGGCTGATGTTGAGTCGACGTTCAGAGTTAAAGCCGAGCAAAAAGGGCTTCGATTCCAACTAGCAATAGATCCTAAGATTCCAACCATGGTGATTGGTGATGGAACGCAGCTCAGACAAGTGCTGAATAATTTAGTGGGTAATGCCATTAAATTTACCGAGCGCGGTCATGTGACACTTTCTCTTCGTTTAGAAAAAGTGATTGAGCCTGAGCAGAAATTGAGAGTTCGATTTGAAGTTGCCGATAGCGGTATTGGTATCGCAGAAGACAAACAAAAATCGGTATTTGATAAGTTTCAGCAGGCTGATGGCAGTACCACTCGTATTTACGGCGGCACAGGATTGGGTCTGACCATATGCGATAAGATAGTGTCCTTAATGGGCAGTAAGCTTGAGCTAACCAGTATTGAAGGCAAGGGCAGTACCTTTTACTTTGTGGCTGACTTTGATCCGTGTTTGGAGCTCGACGAGAGTAATATCGATTTCAATAAGGTCTCGGTGTTGCTGGTGGATGATAGCCAACTGAACATGCGTATCACATCGACACAGCTACAATCGTTTGGTGTGTCCTCTACATGCTGTGAAACAGCAACCGAAGCGCTAGAGCTCGTTTCAGAGTCTGTCGAAAACGCTTCGCCTTACGACTTAGTGTTGATTGATAAAGTGATGCCTTCCATCGATGGGTTTCAGCTTGCAAGAAAACTGATAGAGCGCTTTGGCAAAGCCTGCCCTAAGCTTGTCATGATCTCTGCCGACCCTCGTAAGCAAGACGAAATGCATGCTAAGCAAGTGGGGTTTATTGCCTACATTGCTCGCCCGTATCAAGATAATCAGCTTAAATGGACCATCAGTGAGGTGTTGGCGAGAACAGCTGAAACCGAGACCTTTACCTATCCAAATCGAGGTGAGGTGGCGTTTAAGGACAATGACCCTCTATCAACCACTAAACCCGCGGTGGTGGCGAAAGAGGGCGTCGAGGCCGAAGAGTCTAAGCCTCAACCTGAAACTGTGTTGTTTAGCGGTAAAGTACTGGTGGTCGAAGACTCCAGAGTCAACCAACAAGTTGCTAAGATGATGCTCAAGAAGCTTGGTTTTGAAGTGGATATTGCCGACAACGGTAAAGTCGGAGTCGATAAATTTAAGCACAACGAATATCAGATGATCTTCATGGATTGTCAGATGCCAGTGCTCGATGGCTTTGAAGCGACGAAACAGATTAGAGCACTCGAAGAAGGGACGTCGAAACATATTCCTATTGTGGCGCTGACAGCCAACGTAGTGCTGAAAGATAAGCACTTATGTTTTGATGTGGGGATGGATGAGTTTCTACCTAAGCCTGTTAATCAAGGTACACTGAGAGAAGTCGTAGCGAGTTTTTTGTCTGATAAGAACAAGCTTACAGGCGACAGTGAGCAGAAGATTGTTTAG
- a CDS encoding ATP-binding cassette domain-containing protein, with translation MSQPIMQVKNLVKEFTVGGGFGKEEIFRALHGVSFDLYAGRTLALVGESGCGKSTCARLMTKVYPPTEGEILFNGKDISTLNSRKEILDYRSRVQMVFQDPFGSLNPTHTIEHHLTRPLKIHKQVANKKALAERLEELLTLVELPIETLAKYPHELSGGQRQRVNLARALAVGAEVILADEPTSMLDVSIRLGVLNLMQRMKKELGIGFLYITHDLATAHYIAEETAVMYKGQIVEWGSTQSILTNPQHPYTKLLSSAVPDPDLPFGELVKNEPNYSIDADRIREQSSEIQHNVKQVADNHFVKQWDNVA, from the coding sequence ATGTCACAACCAATTATGCAAGTAAAAAACCTCGTTAAAGAGTTCACCGTTGGTGGCGGATTTGGCAAAGAGGAGATATTTAGAGCCCTGCATGGCGTGAGTTTTGACTTATACGCAGGAAGAACGTTAGCTCTCGTTGGCGAATCAGGCTGCGGAAAAAGTACCTGCGCGAGGCTAATGACCAAGGTTTACCCACCGACAGAAGGCGAGATCCTGTTCAATGGCAAAGACATCTCAACCCTCAACAGCCGCAAAGAGATCTTGGACTACCGCAGCAGAGTGCAAATGGTGTTCCAAGACCCGTTTGGCTCGTTGAATCCGACACATACTATAGAGCACCATTTAACGCGCCCTCTCAAGATTCATAAGCAAGTCGCTAATAAAAAAGCGCTAGCAGAGCGTCTGGAAGAGTTATTAACGCTGGTGGAGTTACCCATTGAAACACTGGCTAAGTACCCTCACGAGCTCAGTGGAGGCCAAAGACAAAGGGTTAACCTAGCAAGAGCACTGGCTGTTGGCGCTGAGGTTATTCTTGCCGACGAACCCACCTCCATGCTGGATGTTTCAATTCGACTTGGCGTGCTCAACCTAATGCAACGAATGAAGAAAGAACTCGGGATTGGCTTTTTGTACATAACCCATGATCTCGCGACCGCACATTACATAGCAGAAGAAACAGCAGTTATGTACAAAGGACAGATCGTCGAATGGGGATCCACTCAGTCGATCTTGACCAATCCTCAACACCCATACACCAAGCTATTGAGCTCTGCGGTGCCAGATCCTGATCTGCCATTTGGCGAACTCGTTAAAAATGAACCAAACTATTCAATAGACGCAGATCGTATTCGAGAACAAAGCAGTGAAATACAGCATAACGTTAAGCAAGTTGCTGATAATCACTTTGTAAAACAATGGGATAATGTTGCATGA